The Granulicella sp. 5B5 nucleotide sequence GTACTCGATCCTGCCACCATTCACTTTCACCACCACTGCGGCAGACGACAGCGCAAACTCATACGCCGCACGGTCACGCAGTTTCAGGTACAAAGACTTCGCACCCGCCACCGGCTTCGGCAGCGTCACGCCTGTAATCACCTCGCCCGGCTCCAGCACGGTCTCTTTGTGCGGAGTCGAACCCGGCAGCAGATAAAACTCATTCACCGGCACCATCCGCTCGCCCTTCGGCCCGTGGATATGCACCGTCGCCTCCAGCGCCGTCAGCGCCACGTTCTGGTCTGAAGGATTTGTCGCGATGCAGTCCTTGCTCCCACCCAGCACGGCAAGCATTCGGTTGTGCCCATCAATCGCCGAGCAACCAGACCCCGGCTCGCGCTTATTGCACGCATGCGCCGTATCGCGAAAGTAAGGACACCGCGTCCGCTGCAGCAGGTTGCCACCCGTCGTCGCCATGTTGCGCAGCTGCGGCGATGCCCCCGAAAGGATCGCCTCCGACAACACCGCATAATCGCGCTTCACCGCGTCATAATTAGCAACGTACGAGTTCCGCGTCAGCGCACCCAGCCGCAGTCCGCCCTCTGGCGTTGGCTCGATCTTGTCCAACGGCAGGCCATTGATGTCGACCACCACCTTAGGCCGTTCGACATTCAGCTTCATCAGGTCGATCAGCGTCGTGCCACCTGCCACAAACCGTGCCTCCGGCATAGCGGCCACCGGGCCTTTGCCCGAAACCGCTGCCTGCTCCACCGTTGTCGCGCGGCTGAACTTGAATGCTTCCATCGGGAACTCCATTCGCTTCGTCTTGCGTTGGTGTTTCGAAGTCTCTTCTAAACAGAGGCTCAGGCCATGCGCCGTGCCTGCTGCACTGCGGCCACAATATTCGGATACGTGCCGCACCGGCAGATATTGCCGTACATCGCATGTTTCACATCGTCGTCCGTCGGGCCCACCGGCTCCTTCATCAACGCCACGGCAGACATAATCTGTCCCGACGTGCAGTACCCGCACTGATACGCATCATGCTCCACAAACGCGGCCTGCATCGGGTGCATATCATCCGGCTGCCCAATGCCTTCGATCGTAGTGATCTCATCGCCCTCATGCATCAGCGCCAGCGACAGGCACGAGTTCACGCGCCGTCCATTCACATGCACCGTGCACGCGCCACACTGGCCATGGTCGCAACCCTTCTTCGTGCCGGGCAGGTCCATGTTCTCGCGCAGGCAATCCAGCAGCGTCGTCCGCGGATCGAGCTTCATCGGATGCACCTGCCCGTTCACCTTCAGCGTCACGGAAACGACACCTTCGGCCTCGGGCGGTGCGGCAGCGGCAGGCTCCATTACCGGCGCCGGCGTCGCTCCCAGCAGCGGAGGCGCCGTTGCGGCAATACCCGCAGCACCAAGGTGCGTCAGGAATGACCGTCGGCTCAGGCGGCCGCTCACCGGCTGCTCATTCTCAGCCGTCGGGGTCACATCATCGGGGGAAAGCTGCGTCGGGGGAGTCTTATCAGCCATAGGGAAATTATGCACCCTGTCTGGCAGGTTGCGCTAACTGAAGCGATTCAATCAATGCAATCCATTCAATATTGTTTTC carries:
- a CDS encoding xanthine dehydrogenase family protein subunit M — its product is MEAFKFSRATTVEQAAVSGKGPVAAMPEARFVAGGTTLIDLMKLNVERPKVVVDINGLPLDKIEPTPEGGLRLGALTRNSYVANYDAVKRDYAVLSEAILSGASPQLRNMATTGGNLLQRTRCPYFRDTAHACNKREPGSGCSAIDGHNRMLAVLGGSKDCIATNPSDQNVALTALEATVHIHGPKGERMVPVNEFYLLPGSTPHKETVLEPGEVITGVTLPKPVAGAKSLYLKLRDRAAYEFALSSAAVVVKVNGGRIEYARVALGGVGTRPWRSLEAERELEGKRADAATFRRAAEAALRDAKPASENGFKIELAKRCIVRALTNATVSA
- a CDS encoding 2Fe-2S iron-sulfur cluster-binding protein, coding for MADKTPPTQLSPDDVTPTAENEQPVSGRLSRRSFLTHLGAAGIAATAPPLLGATPAPVMEPAAAAPPEAEGVVSVTLKVNGQVHPMKLDPRTTLLDCLRENMDLPGTKKGCDHGQCGACTVHVNGRRVNSCLSLALMHEGDEITTIEGIGQPDDMHPMQAAFVEHDAYQCGYCTSGQIMSAVALMKEPVGPTDDDVKHAMYGNICRCGTYPNIVAAVQQARRMA